From Paenibacillus sp. PK3_47, the proteins below share one genomic window:
- a CDS encoding metalloregulator ArsR/SmtB family transcription factor: MQLEKIVNYHKALADPTRLRMLLLLSQGEMHGQALAEKLSLSQPTVTHHAAKLREAAMIKERRDKNTVYFTLNPEFIQAGADASLKFIFAKGAEEMEDLSASDSLKNSVLRNFFAKDGRLRQIPAQYKKKLIALQYMVEQLEPGRVYSEKEINEFIKQYHEDYATIRREFIMHQFMYRDNDRYELNPPEVWTRWEDVK; the protein is encoded by the coding sequence ATGCAGCTCGAGAAAATTGTGAACTATCATAAAGCATTGGCCGATCCGACAAGGCTGCGTATGCTGCTGCTTTTGTCCCAGGGGGAGATGCACGGACAGGCTTTGGCCGAGAAATTGAGCCTTTCACAGCCTACCGTAACGCATCATGCCGCCAAACTGCGCGAAGCCGCAATGATCAAGGAGCGCAGGGACAAGAATACAGTGTATTTTACGCTGAATCCCGAGTTCATCCAAGCAGGGGCGGATGCCTCGCTAAAATTTATTTTTGCCAAAGGAGCAGAGGAGATGGAGGATTTATCAGCGTCAGACAGCCTGAAGAACTCAGTGCTGCGTAATTTTTTTGCCAAGGACGGCCGGCTGCGCCAGATTCCCGCACAATACAAAAAGAAGCTGATCGCCCTGCAGTATATGGTGGAGCAGCTGGAGCCGGGCAGAGTGTACAGCGAGAAAGAGATTAACGAATTTATCAAACAGTACCATGAGGATTATGCGACGATCCGCCGCGAGTTCATCATGCACCAGTTCATGTACCGCGACAACGACCGGTATGAGCTCAATCCGCCGGAAGTGTGGACACGCTGGGAAGATGTGAAATAA
- a CDS encoding YpdA family putative bacillithiol disulfide reductase, which yields MKDVIIIGAGPCGLSAAIECQRQGLSSLIIEKNFIVHSIYLYPTNMQFFSTTALLEIGEVPFTSPNEKPYRHEALVYYRRAAEHHGVDIAAYEEATSVERLEDGSFIVHTLNKRGERQSRKAANVVISTGYFDQPNMIGIPGEELPKVSHYFGEAHPYTGMKVTVIGGSNSAVDAALELIRVGATVDMVYRGASISNNIKPWVRPVFESMVAKEKITLHLESRVTEITPGSVTVTGHSGETAELDNDFVLALTGFRPSRTLLSSAGVTMDDDLDKPTFNPATMESNVPGLYVAGVIASGRNANEVFIETGRGHGKLIADHITAKRLA from the coding sequence ATGAAGGATGTAATCATTATCGGAGCCGGTCCCTGCGGACTATCTGCCGCTATAGAATGCCAGCGTCAAGGGCTGTCCAGCCTGATCATCGAAAAAAACTTTATCGTCCACTCCATCTATCTGTACCCGACCAATATGCAGTTTTTCAGCACTACGGCTTTGCTCGAAATTGGTGAGGTGCCCTTCACTTCCCCCAATGAGAAGCCATACCGTCATGAAGCACTTGTCTATTACCGCCGGGCAGCCGAGCATCACGGAGTGGATATTGCCGCATACGAAGAAGCAACCAGCGTCGAGCGTCTCGAAGACGGAAGCTTTATCGTACATACACTTAACAAACGCGGAGAACGCCAAAGCCGCAAAGCAGCTAATGTCGTGATCTCAACCGGTTATTTTGACCAGCCTAACATGATTGGTATTCCGGGTGAGGAGCTGCCTAAAGTTTCGCATTATTTTGGTGAAGCGCATCCTTATACGGGAATGAAGGTTACTGTGATCGGGGGAAGTAATTCCGCTGTAGATGCGGCACTGGAGCTAATCCGCGTTGGCGCAACAGTGGATATGGTGTACCGGGGAGCCAGCATCTCCAATAATATCAAGCCGTGGGTGCGTCCGGTCTTTGAAAGCATGGTCGCCAAAGAAAAGATTACGCTGCACCTGGAATCACGTGTAACGGAAATCACGCCAGGTTCAGTAACAGTAACGGGGCACAGCGGGGAAACGGCAGAGCTGGATAATGATTTTGTCCTCGCCTTGACCGGCTTCCGTCCGAGCAGAACATTGCTGTCATCTGCGGGCGTTACCATGGACGATGATCTGGACAAGCCGACCTTTAATCCTGCCACTATGGAGAGCAATGTTCCCGGACTGTATGTCGCAGGAGTCATTGCTTCCGGACGCAACGCCAACGAGGTGTTCATTGAAACCGGGCGGGGTCACGGTAAACTGATTGCCGATCATATCACAGCAAAGCGGCTGGCATAG
- a CDS encoding DUF441 domain-containing protein, producing the protein MDITSLLLLALAALGIVSNNSPVTIAMVSLLLLRVLGLQQVFPWLEKYGLTIGIIILTIGVMTPLASGKITLQSIWQSFFHWKSLAAIGIGILVAYLGGRGAVLMGSQPTVVAGLLIGTVIGVAVFKGVPVGPLIAAGILSLVIGRG; encoded by the coding sequence ATGGATATTACCTCCCTTCTATTGCTTGCACTCGCCGCACTCGGTATTGTCAGCAATAACTCACCGGTAACCATCGCCATGGTGTCGCTGCTGCTGCTTAGAGTACTCGGGCTGCAGCAGGTCTTTCCGTGGCTGGAGAAGTACGGATTGACCATCGGGATCATCATCCTGACCATCGGCGTGATGACTCCGCTCGCCAGCGGCAAAATCACGCTGCAAAGCATCTGGCAGTCCTTTTTTCACTGGAAATCGCTCGCCGCGATCGGGATCGGCATTCTGGTTGCCTACCTGGGCGGACGCGGTGCCGTGCTCATGGGCAGCCAGCCTACTGTCGTCGCCGGACTTCTGATCGGTACGGTCATCGGTGTGGCCGTCTTCAAAGGCGTACCGGTAGGTCCGCTTATTGCAGCCGGTATTCTCTCACTGGTGATTGGCAGAGGCTAG